The sequence below is a genomic window from Kitasatospora kifunensis.
GCTGTCGGGTGAGGGGGTGGGCGGCCAGGGCATGGGCGGGGTGGGCGCGGGGTTGCCCCCGTGGCCGCCGCCTTCGGTCTCGGGCATGTCGGGTACCTCCGGTGCTGGTGTCGGGCCCGGCGGGTGGATGGACGCCGGGTGGTCGGGGCACCACGGTAGGGCTGCAGGGGAGGGACTTCGAGGGCCTTTCCTGTCACGGCAAGAATCCGTCCCGGATGGGCTCGATCAAGCTCCGCATTTCTTCACCGTAGGCGGCTGCGGAGGAGAACCGGTCGAACGTCTCGACGTATGTCTCGAGGTCTTTGGGGTCTCTTGTGGTGACCTCGGAGTGGAACGTCTCCACAATTACGATGCGATCGTCGTATGAGCTGAAGCGGGTCATCGGGAAGTCGGGCATGCGGCGGCTGAGCGAAAGGACGCCGATTCGCACATTGGGCAGGCGGGAGAGCGAGAGCAACCGATCGAGTTGGGTTGCCATGATCAACTGGTCGCAGATCAGCCATCGCAGAACGTGTTCGCAGATGAGGAAATGAAACGACTTGGTGGGATCGTAGAGAACCGCTTGTCGTTCCATTCGGGCTGCCACGGTTCTCGCCCTCGAATCCGGTGACTGCCCGGGGATGAGCGAGAATACCGCCGACATGTATTCAGGTGTCTGGAGCAGGCCGGGGATCAACTGCCCCTGGAACACCTTGAGTACGGCTGTGCGAGCCTCAACCGCCATGATGGACTGCTGGTGCTTGGGTGGCCCGAGGCGACGCAGGACGCGCCAAGCCGTTGCCTCGGTAACGGCCGCTCGCGCCTGGGCCAGGAACGCGACCTTCGCGGCTTCGGAGACGCTGAGTGCCGCCAGGATGAGTTCTACGTCGGTCACGGTCGGCAGAGCCCGACCATTCTCAATCTTGCTGAGTTTGCCCGGAGACATGGAAGCCCTGCGGGCTACGAATTCACCGGTGACGCCCGATGCTGTTCGCAGTGCCCGCAGGGCTTTGCCCAGTTCCTGGCCGTTGGTATCGGTCAAGCCGAATTCCGCCAGTATTCGGCGTACGGGATTGCATGCTGCCATGACGTGTCGAGGTAGGCCAGATACTGTGGGAGCAGGTCCTCGCTGAGGGGTTCGGCGCCGAGGAACTCGTCCTCGTCACCGTAGTGCATCCGGTAGACGCGGGAGTCGTCGAAAATCCAGAAGTCATGGTCCGGCAGTCCGGGGACCGTTACTTCTGCGAGGTCGATGATCCTGATGTCCTCGCCGGCCCGAGTGTTCCCGACATATCCCCAGCCAAGCTCGAAGCGCAGGTAGTCGCTCAGTGGAGAGCGAAGAACGTGGACCCGGCGCAGACTCTTGCCCGCGGCGGTCATTGACCGTACCCAGGGGCTGTCTTCCCACTCTTCAGGCATGTCGGCGCCATCGAGGAAGGCCTGGTATTCGGCACGTTCGCCATCGACGTTGTAGCGGTCCCGGGTCTCCATCTTGAAGGCGGAGACCGTGAAGGCCTGAAACAGGCTGTTGAAGTCGTCACCCGCGAGCAGCACCGAAGTATCCCTCCAACAGCTCGGTCGTCACCTCGACGGCCGTCTCGTTCTCCGGCAAGCCGAGCTGCGCAAGGCGCGCGGCGTCGAGCACTTTGTAGCCCTGGACGATGTACCGGCCGTCCTCGGTGCGCCACAGGGTCGGGCACGGCCCCTCGCGGCAATCGCTGATCAGTTTGACGAGCGCCACGGCTCCACCTCCACAGTCGAGTCGGCTGTCTCGTACGATGCTCCCGACTCACCAGGCGCAGGGTCAAGAGTGGCGTCTTTCCATTACGGGAAAGGCCGCTTGGGGGGCTGGCGGGGCCGCCAACAAGGTGGCTGATTGTCAGGTCTGTTGCGGTGCCGCAATGGAAGATCCTTTGACGCTCTTCAGATACTCAGCTGGAGCAGTCCAGCAAGGTCGCCAAGGGGGGCGTGCTGTGGAGCAGGAAGACCGGCAGTGGCGACCAGGCCTGGGTGGACGCGACGAAGAAGTTCCTCGCCGCGGGTTCCTGAAGCCGTCCGCACTCGTCGTGCGGAGCAGTGCGCCGGTGGGATGCTTCGCATTCAATCCAACGTGGGGTTTGGCTCAAGCCATCGCTGCGAACCGCCGATGTTGCGGGCGGAGCAAGGCCCTGATCGCGGGCTTGCCACACTCGGCGAAGGATGAAGACAGAGATGACGCGAAGCAAGCTCGTACTGGGTGCCTGTGCGATGGCGATGACGCTGGCCGGCGGTGTGGGGTGGGCGGTGCAGGCCAACGCCGATGCCGCCACGCAGAAGAGCGAGCCGGCCGCCACCCGAGCGATCGAGGGCTACGAGATCATCAAGCTGCCCAACGCCAACGTGCCCAACTTCCGGCGGCAGGTCGTCTTTTGCCCCGCCGGTAAGAGGGTCGTCGGCGGTGGCGCCGAGGCCCAGGGCGACAACTCGGTGCTGAACGGCAGCTTCCCGACCGACGACGGCAGGGGCTGGATCGGTATCGGCCACCAGCCCGGTGCCGACAGCGTGGGCATCAGCGTCTACGCGGTCTGCGCCAACGTCTGACCAGTCGGTCCGTGCGTCTGACGGGGTGGCAGCAGCACCCTGCTCTGCTGGCCCGTGATGAACGGGAAGGTTCTTTCTGTCCCGTGATGAACGGGAAGCGGCGGCCACCGTGTTGGGGCCGCCGCTTTCGCGTTCACGCGAGTGGGCGCGGGTATCGCGGATCCGGTCCAGGCGCCGTGCGCCGTGGTGCCTGGACCGGATCGGCCGACAGGCGCAGGCTGGTGCGATGGACAACACACCCACCACCGACACATCCACCTCCCCTGCCGCCCCGGGCCTGCTGGCCGGCAAGGTCGCCTTCATCACCGGTGCCGGTCGCGGTATCGGCGCCGCCGCGGCGCGGCTGTTCGCCCGGGAGGGCGCCCGGGTGCTGCTCGCGGCCCGGACGGAGGCACAGCTCAAGGCGGTGACCGAGGAGGTCCGCACAGCGGGTGGCACCGCGGACTACGTACTGTGCGATCTGGCCGACGCGACCAGCGTGCGCGCCGCCGTCGACCGCGCCGTGGACCTGTACGGCCGACTCGACGTCGCCTTCAACAACGGCGCGACGATGGTGCCGCCCGGCCCGATGGACGAGGTGCGGGAGGCCGACTTCGACTACGTCTACGCCGTGAACCTCAAGGGCCCGTGGCTGGCCATGGCCGCCGAGGTCGCCGCCATCCGGGCCACCGCCGGGACGGGCGCCATCGTCAACAACTCCAGCATCGGCAGCCTGAGGGCCAACCCCGAACTGCCCACCCACGGTGCGATGAAGCGGGCGGTCAACAGCCTCACCGAGTCGGCTGCCGTCACCTACGGCCCCGAAGGCATCCGGGTCAACGCGATCGCTCCCGGACCCACGCTGACCGAGATGCTCCGTACCTGGGAAGCGGATTCGCCCGGTGTCATCGAGCGCATCACGGCGAACACCCCGCTGCGCCGCGTGGCCGACCCCGACGAGATCGCCCAGGCCGCCGCCTGGCTCCTCAGCGACCGCTCCTCCTACGTGACCGGCACGGTCCTGCGGGTCGACGGCGGTGCGCGGGCCTGAGCCGGGGACGCGGCCGCCTCGCTGGAGATCGCACAAGGTCACCAGGGTCGGCACGGTCGGAGCGTCCGAGGGAAGTTCCCCGAACAGTATGCCGAGGCCAGGCAACCGCCAGGGCTGAAGTAACGTCATGGATCAAGGACGGCGTGCCACTCCACCCGGAGCAGGTGCGCCGTCCTGAGGTCGGGGGAGTGCATCCCCGGCAAGCCCGCCGCCGGTACGCCGGAACGCTGCTTGCGACCTCCTCAGCGGCCTCACTCGGGGGCCACCGCCCGGATCTGTCCGGCCGGGCGTGACATCGATCGGAGAGTCCTCACCGTGCAGCCGCAGCAGTCGCAGCCGCAGGCCACCCGCACTCGTGCCGTCCTGGCCGGTATCACCGCGCTTGCACTGTCCGCCGCGCTGGCCGCCTGCAGTAGTGGCAGTAGCAAACCGGCTGCCGACCCCAAGCCGGGCGGCAACGCGGCGGCGGTCGCCCCGGCCGCCCCGGCGTCCCCGGGCACCCCGGCCGCCCCGTCCACCACCGCCAGCAGCGCGCCGTCGGCGGACGGCAAGGTCGTGATGCCGGCCGGTCCGGCCGCCGACCTGAAGAAGTTCCGTGACACCAAGGCCGGGCCGATCATGGAGACCACCCTGGCGGGCAAGAAGTCCGGCGTCTCAGGGCAGGTCTGGGTCTGGCTGCCGCCGCAGTACAACGACCCGAAGTACGCCAAGTTCGGCTTCCCCGTGCTCACCCTCTACGCGGGCGGCCAGAGCAACGGCTACAACACCTGGGCGGGCACCCAGCTGCAGATCCAGGAGATCGACGCCCAACTCGCCCAGCAGCAGCAGGCGCACCCCTTCATCATGATCATGCCGGTGCAGAACCTGACGGGCGATGAGCACAAGTCCCTGGACTGCTCCGACATCCCGGGCCAGCCCAAGATGGGCACCTGGATGTCCCAGGACGTCCCGGACTTCATCCGTGCCAACTTCCGCACCCTCAAGGCCCGCGAAAGCTGGGGCCTGATGGGCGCCTCCAGCGGCGCCGACTGCAGCGCCAAGCTGGCCATGCAGCACCCCGACCTCTTCAAGGCCGCCGTGGCGATCGACGGCGACTTCAAGGCGGACTCCACCCTCTGGAAGGGCCACGAGGCCGAGCAGGCCGCCAACAGCCCCGACAAGCTGATCTCCACCAGCAAGGCCGACGTCAAGATGCTCGCCACCGCCGGCGGCGGCAGCGCCTACGAGGTCGGCGTGGTCAAGAAGTGGGTCGCCAACGCCGCCGCCCCGACCGCCGTCGAGTACTACGAGGAGCCGGGCGGCAAGCACCTCACCACGGACTTCGGGAAGCTGATCCCGATGTCCCTGGAGTGGCTCACCAAGAACCTCACCGGTCCGCAGAGCGACAGCTGACGGTCCGTCCGATAGCTGTGGATCCGGCACCCGCGTGTGCCGCCGTGTCTTCGGTCAGCTGGTGAGGGAGGCGTCCAGGTGTGCCTGTACGGGTTCGAAGAGCCCGTACGGCACGTACTGCGGGATCTCGGTGAGCGTCACCCAGGCCAGCGCGTCCAGTTCGTCGGTGTCCACCACGGTGGCGGTGCCGCTGACGGCCTCGCACGCGGTGTAGGACATGAGCCGGCCGGTCTTGGGGTGGACGCGCTCGCCCAGGAGTTTGACGGCGGCCACGTTGAGTCCGGTCTCCTCCACGGTCTCGCGGACGGCTGCCTCTTCGGGCGCCTCGCCCGGCTCGATCTCA
It includes:
- a CDS encoding DUF6879 family protein, coding for MLLAGDDFNSLFQAFTVSAFKMETRDRYNVDGERAEYQAFLDGADMPEEWEDSPWVRSMTAAGKSLRRVHVLRSPLSDYLRFELGWGYVGNTRAGEDIRIIDLAEVTVPGLPDHDFWIFDDSRVYRMHYGDEDEFLGAEPLSEDLLPQYLAYLDTSWQHAIPYAEYWRNSA
- a CDS encoding NUDIX hydrolase, which codes for MTQQTDERPGIAAAIVVHEGRVLMVRRRVSEGQLSWQFPAGEIEPGEAPEEAAVRETVEETGLNVAAVKLLGERVHPKTGRLMSYTACEAVSGTATVVDTDELDALAWVTLTEIPQYVPYGLFEPVQAHLDASLTS
- a CDS encoding helix-turn-helix domain-containing protein translates to MTDTNGQELGKALRALRTASGVTGEFVARRASMSPGKLSKIENGRALPTVTDVELILAALSVSEAAKVAFLAQARAAVTEATAWRVLRRLGPPKHQQSIMAVEARTAVLKVFQGQLIPGLLQTPEYMSAVFSLIPGQSPDSRARTVAARMERQAVLYDPTKSFHFLICEHVLRWLICDQLIMATQLDRLLSLSRLPNVRIGVLSLSRRMPDFPMTRFSSYDDRIVIVETFHSEVTTRDPKDLETYVETFDRFSSAAAYGEEMRSLIEPIRDGFLP
- a CDS encoding SDR family NAD(P)-dependent oxidoreductase, whose amino-acid sequence is MDNTPTTDTSTSPAAPGLLAGKVAFITGAGRGIGAAAARLFAREGARVLLAARTEAQLKAVTEEVRTAGGTADYVLCDLADATSVRAAVDRAVDLYGRLDVAFNNGATMVPPGPMDEVREADFDYVYAVNLKGPWLAMAAEVAAIRATAGTGAIVNNSSIGSLRANPELPTHGAMKRAVNSLTESAAVTYGPEGIRVNAIAPGPTLTEMLRTWEADSPGVIERITANTPLRRVADPDEIAQAAAWLLSDRSSYVTGTVLRVDGGARA
- a CDS encoding alpha/beta hydrolase; its protein translation is MQPQQSQPQATRTRAVLAGITALALSAALAACSSGSSKPAADPKPGGNAAAVAPAAPASPGTPAAPSTTASSAPSADGKVVMPAGPAADLKKFRDTKAGPIMETTLAGKKSGVSGQVWVWLPPQYNDPKYAKFGFPVLTLYAGGQSNGYNTWAGTQLQIQEIDAQLAQQQQAHPFIMIMPVQNLTGDEHKSLDCSDIPGQPKMGTWMSQDVPDFIRANFRTLKARESWGLMGASSGADCSAKLAMQHPDLFKAAVAIDGDFKADSTLWKGHEAEQAANSPDKLISTSKADVKMLATAGGGSAYEVGVVKKWVANAAAPTAVEYYEEPGGKHLTTDFGKLIPMSLEWLTKNLTGPQSDS